The following are from one region of the Paracholeplasma manati genome:
- a CDS encoding NADH-dependent [FeFe] hydrogenase, group A6, with protein sequence MKPVHITINGLPYTVDSTQTILEAATKNNVYIPRLCFLKDVHEEANCRVCSVKIEGQKNLKPACKTLVSEGMNIITDDQEVYDTVSMNLELLTHRHHFECFKCSREDNCEFLDLLRKYSIDNEFSQLYGMFDEENYYYQDDNGVMIIDSSKCILCGRCVSACEKQSGLSVLHFNNRGNKTYVGPALFHSLDDAGCIYCGKCIGACPTGALREKDDIKNVERVLRDPKKKVVVQVAPAVRAALGEAFGYPIGTDVEGKMFQALKALGVDEIMDTNFTADLTILEEGTEFLHRLEHGGPFPMFTSCSPGWVNLLEQYYPEFIPNLSTCKSPQQMAGALIKTYYADKMGYNPKDIVSISIMPCIAKKAEARREGMGRDGYQDVDYVLTTREFARLIKRRGIDFRNLEDSKPFGMLATYTGAGAIFGATGGVMEAALRTVSEILEQKETPIDFLEMRGTQDIKEATYVLQGKEINVAVVHGGAATKAFLENLKTTEKQYHFVEFMGCTGGCINGGGQPVVTARDQETYDVRALRASVLYKIDEKQRMRKSHQNPFVQELYQNFLEKPHSKKSHELLHTKYKKRDIYASVE encoded by the coding sequence ATGAAACCTGTACACATTACCATCAATGGGTTACCATATACCGTAGACAGCACCCAAACCATCTTGGAAGCTGCCACTAAAAACAATGTCTACATTCCCCGCCTTTGTTTCTTAAAAGATGTCCATGAAGAAGCGAACTGCCGTGTGTGTAGTGTTAAAATCGAAGGTCAAAAAAACTTAAAACCAGCGTGTAAGACGTTGGTCTCTGAAGGGATGAACATCATCACCGACGACCAAGAAGTCTACGATACGGTTAGTATGAACCTAGAACTCTTAACCCATCGTCACCATTTCGAATGTTTCAAGTGTTCCAGAGAAGACAATTGTGAATTCTTGGATTTACTTAGAAAATACTCCATCGATAATGAATTCTCACAACTTTACGGGATGTTTGATGAAGAAAACTACTATTATCAAGACGATAATGGTGTAATGATCATCGATTCTAGTAAATGTATTCTATGTGGCAGATGTGTATCGGCTTGTGAAAAACAATCGGGATTATCTGTATTACACTTTAACAATCGTGGGAATAAAACCTATGTTGGACCAGCCTTATTTCATAGCCTAGATGATGCAGGTTGTATCTATTGTGGTAAATGTATTGGGGCTTGCCCAACCGGCGCTTTAAGAGAAAAAGACGACATCAAGAATGTCGAACGTGTCTTAAGAGACCCTAAGAAGAAAGTCGTTGTCCAAGTCGCACCAGCGGTGAGAGCTGCGTTAGGTGAAGCGTTTGGTTACCCGATTGGAACCGATGTCGAAGGCAAGATGTTCCAAGCATTGAAGGCATTGGGTGTCGATGAAATCATGGACACCAACTTTACAGCGGACTTAACCATCTTAGAAGAAGGTACTGAATTCTTACATAGACTCGAACACGGTGGACCGTTTCCAATGTTCACTTCCTGTTCTCCAGGTTGGGTCAACTTATTAGAACAATATTACCCTGAATTTATCCCAAATCTATCAACTTGTAAGTCCCCACAACAAATGGCTGGGGCGTTAATCAAGACCTATTACGCCGATAAGATGGGTTATAATCCAAAAGACATCGTCTCGATTTCGATCATGCCATGTATCGCGAAAAAAGCAGAAGCGAGACGTGAAGGCATGGGTCGAGATGGGTACCAAGATGTGGATTATGTGTTAACCACCAGAGAATTCGCGAGACTCATCAAACGTCGTGGGATCGATTTTAGAAACCTTGAAGATTCCAAACCGTTTGGGATGCTCGCCACATATACTGGTGCTGGTGCGATCTTTGGCGCAACCGGTGGGGTGATGGAAGCCGCACTCAGAACCGTATCAGAAATCCTAGAACAAAAAGAAACCCCAATTGATTTCCTTGAAATGCGCGGTACACAAGACATTAAGGAAGCGACTTATGTCCTTCAAGGGAAAGAAATCAACGTCGCAGTTGTGCATGGCGGCGCCGCAACCAAAGCGTTTTTAGAAAACCTTAAAACAACTGAAAAACAATATCATTTTGTTGAATTCATGGGTTGTACAGGTGGATGTATCAATGGTGGTGGCCAACCGGTTGTTACCGCGAGAGACCAAGAAACCTACGATGTTCGTGCTTTACGTGCGAGCGTTTTATACAAGATTGACGAAAAACAACGCATGCGTAAGAGCCATCAAAACCCATTTGTTCAAGAACTCTATCAAAACTTCTTAGAAAAACCACATTCGAAAAAATCCCATGAATTGTTACACACCAAATATAAGAAGCGTGACATTTATGCCAGCGTGGAGTAA
- a CDS encoding transposase: MSSTGNRYSNEFKQQLVELFQSGQSVSKLSREYGIPTGTIYKWTKELTPVITEDGKLVTPKEIKALEKRIRELEMENEILKKATAIFARKP; the protein is encoded by the coding sequence ATGTCTTCAACAGGCAATCGATATTCAAACGAATTTAAACAACAATTAGTCGAACTATTTCAAAGCGGGCAATCGGTATCTAAGCTGTCCCGTGAGTATGGCATACCCACAGGGACAATCTACAAATGGACAAAAGAACTTACACCAGTGATCACTGAAGATGGTAAGTTAGTTACACCTAAAGAAATCAAAGCGTTAGAAAAGCGAATAAGGGAACTAGAAATGGAAAATGAAATCCTAAAAAAAGCGACCGCCATATTCGCTCGAAAACCTTAA
- a CDS encoding TetR/AcrR family transcriptional regulator, which yields MPKETFINLKPHKKEKLMQAMTKELSIHTFEHLSIANIVRDAEIPRGSFYQYFEDKEDLYQYYFSHIASLKMDYFKDIFMSPTLTFFERIETLFKQGLVFKKAYPELVEVAKKMYESDYYKDLLIKGGWENKVVDTYEAWIKQDQQLGIIRETIDSKMLSELINEMTTRISLDSFIYDKYDESVWEHKLDEMLDILKKGILNHV from the coding sequence ATGCCAAAGGAAACGTTCATCAACCTAAAACCACATAAAAAAGAGAAACTCATGCAGGCGATGACGAAAGAACTATCGATTCATACCTTTGAGCATTTATCAATTGCGAATATTGTCAGAGATGCAGAAATACCCAGGGGTTCTTTCTATCAGTACTTTGAAGACAAAGAAGACCTCTATCAGTACTATTTCAGCCACATCGCATCTTTAAAGATGGATTACTTTAAGGACATCTTCATGAGTCCGACGTTAACATTCTTTGAACGGATCGAAACCTTATTCAAACAGGGATTGGTGTTTAAAAAAGCTTACCCTGAATTGGTGGAGGTTGCGAAAAAGATGTATGAAAGCGACTACTACAAAGACCTCTTGATTAAAGGCGGTTGGGAGAATAAAGTCGTAGATACTTACGAAGCTTGGATCAAACAAGACCAACAGTTAGGCATCATCCGTGAAACGATTGATTCGAAAATGTTGTCTGAACTGATCAATGAAATGACTACTCGGATATCATTAGATAGTTTTATATATGACAAATACGACGAAAGTGTTTGGGAACACAAACTCGATGAGATGTTAGACATCCTCAAGAAAGGAATATTAAACCATGTTTAG
- a CDS encoding ABC transporter ATP-binding protein — MFSVKDLRFTYPKNDLPTIKGISFDIQKGEIFGFLGPSGAGKSTTQKILIKLLDRYEGAIYYDGKSLQELDQSFFENIGVSFEMPIHFSKLTAMENIEFFKKLYKKNIDVESLMKKVGLWEDRDKLVSEYSKGMKIRLNFVRAMLNDPEMLFLDEPTNGLDPANAMILKNLIKTYKQNGGTVFITSHIMADIDQLCDRVAFIVNGEIKEIDSPRNLKIKYGQRTIKVEYKEQGHTLSQSFPMDKIGQNEDFVKLIQTKDIETIHSGETTLEEIFIQVTGVGLSHES; from the coding sequence ATGTTTAGTGTAAAAGATTTGAGATTTACGTATCCAAAGAATGACTTACCTACCATCAAAGGTATTTCCTTTGATATCCAAAAAGGAGAAATCTTCGGATTTTTAGGACCTTCTGGGGCAGGGAAGAGTACCACTCAAAAGATTTTAATCAAATTATTAGACCGATATGAAGGTGCGATTTATTACGATGGTAAATCCCTTCAAGAACTCGACCAAAGCTTCTTTGAAAACATTGGGGTCTCTTTTGAAATGCCGATTCACTTTTCAAAACTCACCGCGATGGAAAACATCGAATTCTTTAAGAAACTGTATAAGAAGAACATCGATGTGGAATCTTTGATGAAAAAAGTCGGTTTGTGGGAAGATAGGGACAAACTGGTGTCTGAATATTCTAAAGGGATGAAAATCCGTTTAAACTTCGTTAGAGCAATGCTCAATGACCCAGAGATGTTGTTCTTAGATGAACCGACCAATGGGTTAGATCCAGCGAACGCGATGATTTTAAAAAACTTGATTAAAACCTATAAACAAAATGGTGGAACTGTCTTCATTACGTCACACATCATGGCCGATATCGACCAATTGTGTGACCGTGTGGCTTTTATTGTAAACGGTGAAATCAAAGAAATCGACTCCCCAAGAAACTTAAAGATCAAATATGGTCAAAGAACCATCAAAGTCGAATACAAAGAACAAGGACATACCCTCAGTCAAAGTTTCCCAATGGACAAGATTGGTCAAAATGAGGACTTCGTGAAACTCATTCAAACCAAAGACATTGAAACCATACACAGTGGGGAAACCACACTCGAAGAAATCTTCATCCAAGTGACAGGGGTTGGTTTAAGTCATGAGTCCTAG
- a CDS encoding ABC transporter permease — translation MSPRMAFLIKGELLRLNKYRVTTVSLLVAFVWGLVLYFIDDMDILEQMLPMIIMIDATMMSVIFIGSIMFFEKSEQTISTLLVTPTSTDEQILSKVIANTIHMLLSSMLIILVFYFVKGVTVNFFWMIPILIISIAFHSLLGYVFSYHSKDFTSMLLGVMMFIIFLSIPSILHQFNILFKGDFWRYALLITPAQASAELIALGFGGAFTLASAISLVWLIVAGTLGYLFYIKPAYKAYAVRQGGI, via the coding sequence ATGAGTCCTAGAATGGCATTTTTAATCAAAGGCGAACTCCTTCGATTGAACAAATACCGTGTGACCACGGTATCGTTATTGGTGGCTTTTGTGTGGGGTTTGGTGCTATATTTCATCGATGATATGGACATATTAGAACAAATGTTGCCGATGATCATCATGATTGACGCCACCATGATGAGCGTTATCTTCATTGGTTCGATCATGTTTTTTGAGAAGTCTGAACAAACCATTTCGACGTTATTGGTCACACCGACCTCAACCGATGAACAAATTTTATCGAAAGTCATCGCGAATACGATTCATATGTTGTTATCCTCGATGCTCATCATTTTGGTATTCTATTTTGTCAAAGGTGTGACTGTGAATTTCTTTTGGATGATTCCCATTTTAATCATCTCCATCGCATTCCATAGTTTATTAGGGTATGTCTTCTCATACCATTCTAAAGATTTTACATCGATGTTGTTAGGTGTCATGATGTTCATCATTTTCTTATCCATCCCATCGATTTTACATCAGTTCAATATTTTGTTTAAAGGCGACTTCTGGCGTTATGCCTTACTCATTACCCCAGCCCAAGCCTCTGCAGAGCTCATCGCACTCGGCTTTGGTGGCGCGTTTACGCTCGCATCCGCCATCAGTTTGGTGTGGTTGATTGTCGCGGGTACTTTGGGTTATCTCTTCTATATCAAACCAGCGTATAAAGCTTACGCTGTGAGACAAGGGGGCATATAA
- a CDS encoding ABC transporter permease yields the protein MKHWMRLSSILSIFIVWYLIYLWVDHPLLMPSIEDTIRALFRLFGSRDAVLAMMHTFVRLGICIGISLALAMILAFLSYHFRHIETFLHPYMVLFRTIPLVSVILITFVLVHFSLTTYIITFLMIFPILYQAILSGLNAIDSSYIDVYKLEKGTFFSSIEYLYFPITRPFILLGFLQSLGLGLKVIVMAEFITQAQNGIGKLIYQARVNLNYDQIFAITIILVLMAFLIETLVKKLNQDIEKA from the coding sequence ATGAAACATTGGATGAGATTGTCTTCAATTCTATCGATTTTCATCGTATGGTACCTCATTTATTTGTGGGTGGATCACCCGCTATTGATGCCATCGATCGAAGATACCATCAGGGCTTTATTCAGGCTTTTCGGCAGCAGGGATGCCGTGCTTGCAATGATGCACACTTTCGTGCGACTTGGCATATGCATCGGCATCTCGCTTGCCTTAGCAATGATACTGGCCTTTTTGAGTTATCACTTTAGACACATAGAAACATTCTTACATCCGTACATGGTTTTATTTAGAACCATCCCTTTAGTCTCTGTCATCCTCATCACATTTGTTTTGGTTCATTTTAGTTTAACCACCTACATCATCACATTTTTAATGATTTTTCCGATTTTATATCAAGCCATCTTGAGTGGACTAAATGCCATCGATTCAAGTTATATCGATGTGTATAAACTTGAAAAAGGCACCTTTTTCTCGAGTATTGAATATTTGTATTTTCCGATAACGAGACCATTCATTCTCCTTGGATTCCTACAATCCTTGGGGTTAGGGCTTAAAGTCATCGTGATGGCAGAATTCATCACCCAAGCCCAAAACGGGATTGGTAAACTCATCTACCAAGCACGGGTGAACTTAAATTACGATCAAATCTTCGCGATTACCATCATCTTAGTCCTCATGGCGTTTCTCATAGAAACGCTCGTAAAGAAACTCAATCAAGACATTGAAAAAGCCTAA